Proteins found in one Miscanthus floridulus cultivar M001 chromosome 4, ASM1932011v1, whole genome shotgun sequence genomic segment:
- the LOC136548378 gene encoding uncharacterized protein, whose amino-acid sequence MYTGQFVYYGRRTKPSIGDVLPLYGILKGAIIFNIKHHTGDYGVPPPGRPGTMPSSSAMTPTAAPLPGHPGTMPSSSAATLTTTSRQEVPPAEGRPQRTMTKSTMLGTLQCPSSFGTGGPSTARVAHTISSTLDDL is encoded by the coding sequence atgtacacgggccagttcgtctactacgGCCGCCGCACCAAGCCCTCCATCGGTGACGTCCTACCACTTTACGGGATCCTCAAAGGTgccatcatcttcaacatcaagcACCACACCGGTGACTACGGTGTCCCTCCACCGGGGcgcccagggactatgccatcgtcatcagccatgACCCCGACAGCGGCGCCTCTgccggggcatccagggactatgccatcatcatctgcCGCAACTCTGACAACGACGTCGAGGCAGGAAGTGCCTCCCGCCGAAGGAAGGCCGCAACGAACGATGACAAAGTCGACAATGCTCGGCACCCTccagtgcccctcctccttcgGCACCGGTGGTCCCTCCACAGCAAGGGTGGctcacaccatctcatctacgttggatgacctctag
- the LOC136551304 gene encoding aspartokinase 2, chloroplastic-like: MAAPALRTTARLGLALEGPTAARRRGVLAPVAVPAAPCLRKALVRCQRAVGAAIVEKKDASVVEAAQERIGDGGAAPELTVVMKFGGSSVASAERMREVADLILSFPEERPVVVLSAMGKTTNKLLMAGEKAVRCGATNVLELDELSFVKELHLGTLDQLGLDRSIVYGLLDELEQLLKGIAMMKELTLRTRDYLVSFGECMSTRIFAALLNKIGVKARQYDAFDLGFITTDDFTNADILEATYPAVAKRLHGDWIKDPAIPIVTGFLGKGWRSGAITTLGRGGSDLTATTIGKALGLREIQVWKDVDGVLTCDPNIHPKAKPVPYLTFDEAAELAYFGAQVLHPQSMRPAREGDVPVRVKNSYNRRAPGTLITKERDMSKTVLTSIVLKSNITMLDIVSTRMLGQYGFLAKVFSIFEDLGISVDCVATSEVSISLTLDPSKLWSCELVQHKNELDDVIEELEKIAVVHLLQNRSIISLIGNVQRSSLILEKAFNVLRRNGVNVQMISQGASKVNISLVVHDSEAKQCVQALHSAFFENGFLLEADELEVLHDGFTSHPNGTIHSP; encoded by the exons ATGGCGGCGCCGGCTCTCCGTACCACCGCGCGGCTGGGACTTGCCCTTGAGGGTCCCACCGCCGCGAGACGGCGCGGGGTCTTGGCGCCTGTTGCGGTCCCGGCCGCGCCGTGCCTGAGGAAGGCGTTGGTCCGGTGCCAGCGAGCCGTCGGCGCCGCCATTGTCGAGAAGAAGGATGCCTCGGTGGTGGAGGCTGCGCAGGAGAGAATCGGCGACGGGGGCGCGGCGCCGGAGCTCACTGTCGTGATGAAGTTCGGCGGGTCGTCGGTGGCCTCGGCCGAGCGGATGCGGGAGGTGGCAGACCTCATCCTCAGCTTCCCCGAGGAGCGCCCGGTCGTCGTGCTCTCGGCGATGGGGAAGACCACCAACAAACTGCTCATG GCTGGGGAAAAAGCAGTGCGCTGCGGCGCGACCAACGTCTTGGAGCTTGACGAGCTCTCCTTTGTAAAGGAATTGCATCTTGG GACGCTTGATCAGCTTGGGCTAGATAGGTCAATTGTTTATG GTTTGTTGGATGAACTTGAACAACTTCTTAAGGGAATTGCTATGATGAAAGAGCTGACTCTTAGGACACGAGATTATCTAGTTTCATTTGGTGAATGCATGTCTACAAGAATATTTGCTGCACTTTTAAACAAAATTGGGGTAAAAGCTCGGCAG TATGATGCATTTGATCTTGGCTTTATAACTACTGATGATTTCACAAATGCGGATATTCTGGAAGCAACTTATCCTGCTGTTGCAAAGAGGCTACATGGGGACTGGATTAAGGATCCTGCTATTCCTATAGTCACAGGCTTTCTTGGAAAG GGATGGAGATCTGGTGCAATAACCACCTTGGGCAGGGGTGGTAGCGACTTGACAGCTACAACCATTGGCAAAGCCTTGGGATTAAGAGAAATCCAG GTTTGGAAAGATGTTGATGGTGTTTTAACATGTGACCCAAATATCCATCCTAAGGCAAAACCTGTGCCATACTTGACATTTGATGAGGCAGCCGAACTTGCCTATTTTGGAGCGCAG GTTTTGCATCCACAATCAATGCGACCAGCTAGAGAAGGTGATGTACCTGTTAGGGTTAAGAACTCTTATAACCGTCGAGCCCCTGGTACTCTTATCACTAAAGAAAGAGATATGAGTAAG ACTGTTTTGACTAGCATTGTTTTGAAATCAAATATTACAATGCTTGATATAGTGAGCACACGCATGCTTGGCCAGTACGGTTTTCTAGCTAAG GTTTTTTCGATATTTGAAGACTTGGGCATCTCTGTTGATTGTGTGGCTACCAGTGAAGTCAGCATATCTTTGACACTGGATCCATCGAAACTATGGAGTTGTGAATTGGTTCAGCACAAAAAT GAACTTGATGATGTCATTGAAGAGCTTGAGAAGATAGCAGTTGTTCATTTACTGCAGAATAGGTCAATAATATCTTTAATTGGAAATGTGCAGAGGTCGTCTTTGATTCTTGAAAAG GCTTTCAATGTTCTACGAAGAAATGGTGTCAATGTCCAGATGATATCGCAAGGGGCGTCCAAG GTGAACATTTCCTTGGTGGTCCATGACAGTGAGGCAAAGCAGTGTGTTCAAGCCCTCCACTCTGCGTTCTTTGAGAATGGCTTCTTGTTGGAAGCTGACGAGTTGGAAGTTCTGCACGATGGCTTCACATCGCATCCCAATGGCACAATCCACAGCCCTTAG